In Devosia sp. XK-2, one DNA window encodes the following:
- a CDS encoding protoglobin domain-containing protein, translating into MQDTFQQRLDFVGLGGDVASRLAPISPLIERHIERALQSFNAQVATTPSAARFLYGRDRIETNGEGLAEHWRALAQGRFDNHFAEAAQRMGLRHARIGLEPRWHVGSYASLVDTLVRGIIQDGMAAAVEDRRGTLGLFGRPAPASLRLAVEGISEGLATLLAGVLLDIDLSVSGYVAKLREEGVNGAEAQRQRLRQAVREAGRALELAAEGRKDVSLAAPSDPDLAPLHAGAERLADKVMALVEDLDCSSAALRAVAGQVVDSGRLLLAGGEGQGLVVAGLAERLAEAAATEKDNRPALDALERSLRARSRRRSAARRPAAAARANLMALRAELGELDAFAEQLDALHVSLQLAFAESDADALTGIRTGIGQLAAALRTHRAQSERARDDLVRNVAALEDALEKLAGGAPAEARAAGQATEALGAQAAILEEAAKALEALRDAQAADLGERRMAMDGLREAFADLAATLAPAPDDEHVGISFPAPDQGALAAHWHGG; encoded by the coding sequence ATGCAGGACACATTTCAGCAAAGACTCGATTTCGTCGGGCTGGGTGGCGACGTGGCGAGCCGGCTGGCGCCGATCTCGCCGCTGATCGAGCGCCATATCGAGCGGGCTTTGCAGAGCTTCAATGCGCAGGTGGCGACCACGCCCAGCGCGGCGCGTTTTCTTTATGGCCGGGACCGCATCGAAACCAATGGCGAGGGACTGGCCGAGCATTGGCGCGCCCTGGCCCAGGGGCGGTTCGACAATCACTTTGCCGAAGCGGCCCAGCGCATGGGATTGCGCCATGCCCGGATCGGGCTGGAACCGCGCTGGCATGTGGGCAGCTATGCCAGCCTGGTCGACACCCTGGTTCGCGGCATAATTCAGGACGGCATGGCAGCGGCGGTCGAGGATAGGCGCGGGACGCTGGGTCTCTTCGGGCGGCCGGCCCCGGCAAGTCTTCGTCTGGCCGTTGAAGGGATTTCCGAGGGCCTGGCAACATTGCTGGCGGGCGTGCTGCTCGATATCGATCTCAGCGTTTCGGGTTATGTCGCCAAGCTGCGGGAAGAGGGGGTGAACGGGGCCGAGGCGCAGCGGCAGCGCTTGCGCCAGGCCGTGCGTGAGGCAGGGCGGGCGCTCGAGCTGGCGGCCGAGGGGCGCAAGGATGTGTCCCTGGCCGCGCCTTCGGACCCCGATCTGGCGCCGCTGCATGCCGGTGCCGAACGTCTTGCGGACAAGGTCATGGCTCTGGTCGAGGACCTCGATTGCTCGAGCGCGGCCCTGCGGGCGGTCGCCGGGCAAGTGGTGGATAGCGGCAGGCTATTGCTGGCCGGTGGCGAGGGTCAGGGCCTGGTTGTCGCCGGGCTTGCCGAGCGACTGGCCGAGGCGGCAGCTACCGAAAAGGACAATCGCCCGGCGCTCGACGCCCTGGAGCGTTCGCTGCGGGCCCGGTCCCGGCGGCGGAGCGCGGCGCGCAGACCGGCCGCGGCGGCACGGGCGAACCTCATGGCCTTGCGGGCCGAACTGGGCGAGCTGGATGCCTTTGCCGAGCAGCTTGATGCCCTGCATGTCAGCCTGCAACTGGCTTTCGCCGAGAGTGACGCTGATGCTCTTACCGGGATCAGGACCGGGATTGGCCAGCTTGCCGCGGCGCTGCGGACCCATAGGGCGCAGTCGGAGCGGGCGCGCGACGATCTGGTCCGCAATGTCGCGGCGCTGGAAGACGCCCTCGAGAAGCTGGCGGGTGGAGCGCCCGCCGAGGCCAGAGCGGCAGGCCAAGCGACCGAGGCCCTTGGCGCGCAGGCAGCTATCCTTGAGGAGGCGGCAAAAGCGCTTGAGGCGCTGCGTGATGCGCAGGCGGCCGATTTGGGCGAAAGGCGGATGGCGATGGATGGCTTGCGCGAGGCCTTTGCTGACCTGGCTGCAACCCTGGCCCCTGCCCCGGACGATGAGCATGTCGGCATCAGCTTTCCGGCGCCGGACCAAGGCGCATTGGCGGCGCATTGGCATGGCGGATAG
- a CDS encoding ABC transporter ATP-binding protein, translating to MVIDVRNVSKRFGGLTAVNNCSLSVARGSITGLIGPNGAGKSTLFNIVAGNIVPDEGQVIFDGDDVTGLAPHQLFRIGMLRTFQIAHEFSQMTALENLMMVPGDQPGEHLVDVWFRPGLVKSRETEVRKKALDVIDFLKLGHVRDELAGNLSGGQKKLLELGRTMMVDAKVVLLDEVAAGVNKTLLNDLAGNIERMNRELGYTFFVIEHDMDLIGRLCDPVIVMAQGEKIAEGAMAEIRANPAIVEAYFGTPVEGV from the coding sequence TTGGTCATAGACGTTCGCAACGTCTCAAAACGCTTTGGCGGCCTGACGGCCGTCAATAATTGTTCGCTTTCGGTCGCGCGCGGCTCGATAACCGGGCTGATCGGTCCCAATGGCGCGGGCAAATCCACCCTGTTCAATATCGTTGCGGGCAATATCGTGCCCGATGAGGGGCAGGTGATTTTTGACGGCGACGATGTGACCGGCCTTGCGCCGCACCAATTGTTCCGCATCGGCATGCTGCGCACCTTCCAGATCGCGCATGAATTTTCGCAGATGACGGCGCTGGAAAACCTGATGATGGTGCCGGGCGATCAGCCTGGTGAACATCTTGTCGACGTCTGGTTCCGCCCCGGCCTGGTCAAAAGCCGCGAAACCGAGGTGCGCAAGAAGGCGCTGGATGTCATCGATTTCCTTAAACTGGGGCATGTGCGCGACGAATTGGCGGGCAATCTGTCGGGCGGACAGAAAAAGCTGCTCGAGCTCGGGCGCACCATGATGGTCGATGCCAAGGTGGTGCTACTCGACGAGGTGGCGGCGGGCGTCAACAAGACGCTGCTCAATGACCTGGCCGGCAATATCGAGCGGATGAACCGCGAGCTGGGCTACACTTTCTTTGTCATTGAACACGACATGGACCTGATCGGGCGGCTCTGCGACCCGGTGATCGTCATGGCGCAGGGCGAAAAGATCGCCGAAGGCGCCATGGCCGAGATCCGCGCCAATCCGGCCATTGTCGAAGCCTATTTCGGCACCCCCGTGGAGGGTGTCTGA
- a CDS encoding ABC transporter substrate-binding protein has product MILKSGGVAAAIAVAFLSAASVPAIAQDADAAQCGTDRTIDIAEMTWPSAAALAHIHATILEKGYGCDVEIVAGDTVPTSSSMMTRGTPAIAPELWTSAIEDAWAEAIEEGTVVRLADAITDGTVEGWFIPQYTQEANPELTTAEAVIAHPELFADPEEPSQGRLYSCPPGWACELSTSALFEAFDMEETWNLFSPGSGGALDASIARAFTREEPILFYYWGPTAILGKYPAVQLEIGETKPEVYACNTDPDCDEPAGVTAYPSSPAVIGAAAWVPEEAPVVAEYLSKAGLTNAQISELLVYGDENQADAEETAENFLLTKQDVWTTWVPAEVAEKVLAAIG; this is encoded by the coding sequence ATGATTTTGAAATCCGGTGGCGTCGCCGCCGCGATCGCTGTTGCCTTTTTGTCGGCCGCAAGCGTTCCCGCTATCGCCCAGGATGCCGATGCCGCCCAGTGCGGTACTGATCGCACCATCGACATTGCCGAGATGACCTGGCCTTCCGCCGCAGCCCTGGCGCATATTCATGCGACGATCCTGGAAAAGGGATATGGCTGCGATGTCGAGATTGTGGCCGGGGATACCGTTCCCACTTCGTCTTCGATGATGACCCGTGGCACCCCTGCCATTGCCCCCGAGCTGTGGACCAGCGCCATCGAAGATGCCTGGGCCGAGGCGATTGAAGAGGGCACTGTGGTGCGCCTTGCTGATGCCATCACCGATGGGACCGTCGAGGGCTGGTTCATTCCCCAATATACCCAGGAAGCCAATCCCGAACTGACCACGGCCGAAGCCGTGATCGCTCATCCCGAACTCTTCGCCGATCCGGAAGAGCCGAGCCAGGGCCGCCTTTATTCCTGCCCGCCGGGCTGGGCCTGTGAGCTTTCGACCTCGGCCCTGTTCGAGGCCTTCGACATGGAAGAGACCTGGAACCTGTTCTCGCCCGGTTCGGGTGGCGCTCTTGACGCGTCCATCGCCCGTGCCTTCACCCGTGAAGAGCCGATCCTGTTCTACTATTGGGGTCCGACCGCCATTCTGGGCAAATATCCGGCCGTGCAGCTCGAAATCGGCGAAACCAAGCCCGAGGTCTATGCCTGCAATACCGATCCCGATTGTGACGAACCGGCCGGCGTGACGGCCTATCCGTCCAGCCCGGCCGTTATCGGCGCTGCCGCCTGGGTTCCCGAAGAGGCTCCCGTCGTGGCCGAGTATCTGTCCAAGGCGGGCCTGACCAATGCCCAGATTTCCGAGCTTTTGGTCTATGGCGATGAAAACCAGGCCGATGCCGAGGAAACCGCCGAGAACTTCCTTCTGA
- a CDS encoding DUF1801 domain-containing protein has translation MSELDRLLEPLPPAIGILCRAVVGLLETMPLSSQVKWGWRSVNFRHARAGLICAVFPYEDRVAVYFEQGRLLEDPEGLLQGDHLKKGRFMRLYPGDRVPEAAIAMLVGEAIALGLAGSGLRRSR, from the coding sequence ATGAGCGAGCTGGACCGGCTATTGGAGCCGCTGCCACCCGCCATCGGTATTCTGTGCCGGGCGGTCGTGGGCCTGCTCGAAACCATGCCGCTGTCCAGCCAGGTGAAATGGGGCTGGCGCAGCGTTAATTTCCGACATGCCCGGGCCGGCCTGATCTGCGCGGTCTTTCCCTATGAAGACCGCGTGGCGGTCTATTTCGAGCAAGGACGCCTATTGGAGGATCCCGAGGGATTGCTGCAAGGCGATCATCTCAAAAAGGGCCGCTTCATGCGGCTCTATCCGGGCGATCGGGTGCCTGAGGCGGCCATCGCCATGCTGGTGGGCGAAGCGATTGCACTGGGCCTTGCCGGGTCGGGACTACGTAGAAGCCGATAG
- a CDS encoding methylglyoxal synthase has protein sequence MARIGLVAHDDKKDDLCRWAEAHKHKLTQHELWGTGTTGSRVTAATGLDVHLLKSGPLGGDQQLGAMICEGRLDVLIFFIDPLSAQPHDVDVKALTRLATLYDVPLANNKSTADAVLAAV, from the coding sequence ATGGCGCGTATTGGTCTGGTGGCCCACGACGACAAGAAAGATGACCTCTGTCGTTGGGCTGAAGCGCATAAGCATAAGCTGACCCAGCATGAATTATGGGGCACGGGCACGACGGGCAGCCGGGTAACGGCGGCAACCGGGCTCGATGTGCATCTGCTCAAAAGCGGTCCATTGGGCGGCGATCAGCAATTGGGCGCCATGATCTGCGAGGGGCGGCTGGACGTGCTGATCTTCTTTATCGATCCCCTCTCGGCCCAGCCCCATGATGTTGATGTCAAAGCCCTGACGCGTCTGGCTACGCTTTACGATGTGCCGCTGGCCAACAACAAATCCACAGCAGACGCCGTGCTGGCGGCGGTTTGA
- a CDS encoding branched-chain amino acid ABC transporter permease, with amino-acid sequence MTEIIFFINQVVISGLVLGCIYALGAIGITLIFGILRFAHFAHSELMTGGAFIAFLLASAFAAWGIVTPIPTGFVVLPIAMVLAAVLALGIDKGFYAPLRKRGAKPVTLLIASIGVTLMIQGLIRLFFGAGSYSFFENEAKEIFRIDTSAIGSTRPLVITEPQVLMILVTLVSVIALHFFLTRSRLGKAMRAMADNADLAQVSGINTALVVRVTWVIAGALACMAGTMLALDVTLKPDLAFNIILPIFAAAIVGGLGQAYGAIAGGLLIGFAETLAVFNWTMLFRPLNAVLPDWLQLPPQLALVPTEYKLTVAFVILVVTLLVRPTGIFKGAST; translated from the coding sequence GTGACCGAAATCATCTTTTTCATCAATCAGGTGGTCATTTCCGGCCTGGTTCTGGGCTGTATCTATGCGCTGGGCGCCATCGGCATCACGCTGATTTTCGGCATTTTGCGCTTTGCCCATTTCGCCCATTCCGAATTGATGACCGGCGGGGCGTTCATCGCCTTCCTCCTGGCTTCGGCCTTTGCGGCCTGGGGCATCGTGACACCGATCCCGACCGGTTTTGTGGTGCTGCCCATTGCCATGGTGCTGGCCGCCGTTTTGGCATTGGGGATCGATAAAGGCTTTTATGCCCCGCTCAGGAAGCGCGGCGCCAAGCCGGTGACGCTGCTGATCGCCTCTATCGGCGTGACGCTGATGATCCAGGGGTTGATCCGCCTGTTCTTCGGCGCCGGGTCCTATTCCTTCTTCGAGAACGAGGCCAAGGAAATCTTCCGCATCGATACCTCGGCCATCGGCTCGACCCGGCCGCTGGTCATCACCGAGCCGCAAGTGCTGATGATCCTGGTGACGCTGGTTTCCGTGATTGCGCTGCATTTCTTCCTCACCCGCTCACGGCTGGGCAAGGCCATGCGCGCCATGGCCGACAATGCCGATCTGGCGCAGGTCTCGGGTATCAATACGGCGCTGGTGGTGCGGGTCACCTGGGTGATTGCCGGGGCGCTGGCCTGCATGGCCGGCACCATGCTGGCGCTGGATGTGACGCTGAAGCCGGATCTGGCCTTCAACATCATCCTGCCCATCTTTGCAGCCGCCATTGTGGGCGGGCTGGGCCAGGCCTATGGCGCCATTGCCGGGGGGCTGCTGATCGGCTTTGCCGAAACACTGGCCGTCTTTAACTGGACCATGCTGTTCCGCCCGCTCAATGCCGTCTTGCCCGACTGGCTGCAATTGCCGCCGCAACTGGCGCTGGTGCCCACCGAATATAAGCTCACCGTGGCCTTCGTCATTCTGGTGGTAACATTGCTGGTGCGGCCCACCGGTATCTTTAAGGGAGCCTCGACATGA
- a CDS encoding glycine betaine ABC transporter substrate-binding protein — protein sequence MRFVRLVMIVLGLSLPVLPALAQITVLDSAQDAEAVGVPTAPSEPLPACGRRPLSIARMSWPSAALLAEIHARILADQFDCDIRVVQGDQAATISSMGSIGQPQIAPELWINRIADLWNGAMEGQMVRSAAPSYASSQFEGWYMPSALAASLSTPPTAAGLAQALAQLPAAGRVQFISCPIDWACSIINRNLIAAHGLDDLVTLVEPANRLEMDRLIAEAVNRREPFLFYYWQPNAILAQLDFVAVDMGDYNEAAAQCLAGRTCADPKPSAFPSDAVVTALAERVFTETPLIAGYFQRASMPLVEMDELLAQLNQPGASVESVADRFVAERAELWQGWVGAAP from the coding sequence ATGCGTTTTGTCCGCCTCGTCATGATCGTGCTTGGGCTGAGCCTGCCAGTGCTTCCCGCCCTGGCCCAGATCACCGTGCTCGACTCGGCACAGGACGCCGAAGCCGTGGGCGTCCCGACTGCGCCGAGCGAGCCCCTGCCGGCCTGCGGCAGGCGTCCGCTATCCATCGCGCGGATGAGCTGGCCTTCAGCGGCCCTTTTGGCCGAAATTCATGCCCGCATCCTTGCTGACCAGTTCGACTGCGACATACGCGTGGTGCAGGGCGACCAGGCGGCCACCATCTCTTCCATGGGCTCGATCGGGCAGCCGCAGATCGCACCCGAACTCTGGATCAATCGCATTGCCGATCTGTGGAACGGGGCGATGGAAGGGCAGATGGTGCGCAGCGCCGCGCCCAGTTATGCGAGCAGCCAGTTCGAGGGCTGGTATATGCCCTCGGCGCTGGCGGCAAGCCTTTCCACGCCGCCGACTGCAGCCGGATTGGCCCAGGCCCTGGCGCAGCTACCGGCGGCGGGGCGGGTGCAGTTCATTTCCTGCCCCATCGATTGGGCCTGCTCGATCATCAATCGCAATCTGATCGCCGCCCATGGCCTTGATGACCTGGTGACACTGGTCGAACCGGCCAATCGGCTGGAAATGGACCGCCTGATTGCCGAGGCCGTCAATCGGCGCGAGCCTTTCCTGTTTTATTATTGGCAGCCCAATGCCATCCTGGCGCAGCTCGATTTCGTCGCCGTGGATATGGGCGATTATAACGAGGCGGCGGCGCAGTGCCTTGCCGGACGAACCTGTGCCGACCCCAAACCCTCGGCCTTTCCCAGCGATGCGGTGGTCACCGCGCTGGCCGAGCGAGTCTTCACCGAGACGCCGCTGATCGCAGGCTATTTCCAGCGTGCCAGCATGCCCCTTGTGGAGATGGATGAATTGCTGGCCCAGCTCAACCAGCCCGGGGCGAGCGTGGAGAGCGTTGCCGATCGCTTTGTGGCTGAGCGCGCGGAATTATGGCAGGGCTGGGTCGGCGCCGCGCCCTGA
- a CDS encoding class I SAM-dependent methyltransferase, with translation MSDDETLRFYADNAATYAQHRTRPTLERLETFLAALPAGARILELGCGNGMDAQYMLAQGFDVDATDGTPELVAEAHKRVGERARMMRFEEIDATEAYDGVWACASLLHVPAADLSDILSRIRRAMSPGGVFVASFKAGTGDGRDAMGRYYNYPDASALEASYRKTGWADLSLETTMGSGYDALPTEWFWMTARR, from the coding sequence ATGAGCGACGACGAAACCCTGCGCTTTTATGCCGACAACGCCGCCACCTATGCGCAGCACCGGACCCGACCGACCCTCGAACGACTGGAGACCTTCCTCGCCGCCCTCCCCGCCGGCGCCCGCATTCTCGAACTGGGCTGTGGCAATGGCATGGATGCCCAATATATGCTGGCACAAGGCTTTGACGTCGACGCTACGGATGGCACGCCCGAACTGGTGGCCGAAGCGCACAAGCGCGTGGGCGAGCGCGCGCGAATGATGCGGTTCGAAGAGATCGACGCGACCGAGGCCTATGACGGCGTCTGGGCCTGTGCCAGCCTGTTGCACGTGCCCGCCGCCGATCTGTCCGATATTCTCTCGCGCATCCGCCGAGCCATGAGCCCCGGCGGGGTCTTCGTCGCCAGCTTCAAGGCGGGAACCGGCGACGGTCGCGACGCCATGGGCCGCTACTATAACTATCCCGACGCTTCAGCCCTTGAGGCGAGTTATCGAAAAACCGGCTGGGCCGACCTCAGCCTCGAAACGACAATGGGCAGCGGCTATGACGCGCTGCCCACTGAGTGGTTCTGGATGACGGCGCGGCGGTAA
- a CDS encoding ABC transporter ATP-binding protein, with amino-acid sequence MPLIELKHVVGGYGGAPILNGVNIAIEKSDIGVIVGPNGAGKSTTLKAIFGLLKVTGGTIDFGGENIANSLPDRLVPKGLSFVPQEKNVFTSMSVEENLEMGAFTRKDDFSQTMAWVYEMFPVLAEKRRQPAGELSGGQRQMVAMGRALMSKPSLLMLDEPSAGLSPRYVIEIFETIQRVNQEGVGILMVEQNARQALAFATKGFVLAGGQNRYTGTGAELIADPEVAKSFLGG; translated from the coding sequence ATGCCCCTAATTGAACTCAAACACGTCGTGGGCGGCTATGGCGGGGCGCCTATTCTCAATGGCGTCAACATTGCCATCGAAAAAAGCGATATTGGGGTCATTGTTGGCCCCAATGGCGCGGGCAAATCGACCACGCTCAAGGCTATTTTCGGACTGTTGAAAGTCACCGGCGGCACGATCGACTTTGGCGGCGAAAACATCGCCAATTCCCTGCCTGACAGACTGGTGCCCAAGGGCCTGAGCTTCGTGCCACAGGAAAAGAACGTCTTTACCTCGATGAGCGTCGAGGAAAACCTGGAAATGGGCGCCTTTACCCGCAAGGACGATTTTTCCCAGACCATGGCCTGGGTCTATGAGATGTTCCCGGTGCTGGCTGAAAAGCGCCGGCAGCCGGCGGGCGAGCTTTCGGGCGGCCAGCGGCAGATGGTGGCCATGGGAAGGGCGCTGATGAGCAAGCCGAGCCTTTTGATGCTCGATGAGCCTTCGGCGGGCCTGTCGCCGCGCTATGTGATCGAGATTTTCGAGACCATCCAGCGGGTCAATCAGGAGGGTGTGGGCATCCTGATGGTCGAGCAGAATGCGCGCCAGGCGCTGGCTTTTGCCACCAAGGGCTTTGTGCTCGCGGGCGGGCAGAACCGTTATACCGGCACCGGGGCGGAACTGATCGCCGATCCCGAAGTCGCCAAGTCGTTCCTCGGGGGCTGA
- a CDS encoding branched-chain amino acid ABC transporter permease, whose protein sequence is MGLPFTSSRLVEAAAYALIALGLNIQWGYGGLFNFGIMGFLMVGGAAVTFISYPVNPEFWGSDGPMMLGRALLAFAGGALIVLAARQSHRIGITGKWKGALTVLAWFCAYILYRSQLDPAAAYIESVGGGWVGGLGAHPVLGWVFGGVLAAGIAYIVGKICLGLRTDYLAIATIGISEIIRALIKNMDWLTRGTLTVSPIPWPTPLPQDYQAGGMDIAGSLIAARAGYLVLALVVLGLVMWLISRAYAGPWGRMMRSIRDNHIAASSMGKNVTARQLEIFVFGSVLMGIGGAMLVSFVQIFDPSSYQPINHTFLIWVMVIVGGAGNNWGALFGAVLLWLIWVVSEPLSKAVFDFVSYWSTNAGWGAIPEIEARSAQMRVFVLGLVITIALRFAPKGLIPEVVRREG, encoded by the coding sequence ATGGGCCTGCCCTTCACCTCCTCGCGCCTGGTCGAAGCGGCTGCCTATGCGCTGATTGCCCTGGGGCTCAATATCCAGTGGGGTTATGGCGGGCTCTTCAATTTCGGGATTATGGGCTTCCTGATGGTGGGCGGCGCGGCCGTCACCTTCATTTCCTATCCGGTCAATCCTGAATTCTGGGGCTCGGATGGCCCGATGATGCTGGGCCGGGCTTTGCTGGCCTTTGCCGGCGGAGCGTTGATCGTGCTGGCTGCAAGGCAGTCGCACCGCATCGGCATTACCGGCAAGTGGAAGGGGGCGCTGACTGTCCTCGCCTGGTTCTGCGCCTATATTCTTTATCGCAGCCAGCTCGATCCGGCGGCAGCCTATATCGAGAGCGTCGGGGGTGGCTGGGTCGGCGGGCTTGGCGCCCATCCCGTATTGGGCTGGGTCTTCGGTGGCGTGCTGGCCGCGGGCATCGCCTATATTGTGGGCAAGATCTGCCTCGGGCTCCGCACCGACTATCTCGCCATTGCAACGATCGGTATTTCCGAGATCATCCGGGCGCTGATCAAGAATATGGATTGGCTGACCCGCGGCACGCTCACGGTTTCGCCCATTCCCTGGCCGACACCGCTGCCGCAGGATTACCAGGCGGGCGGCATGGATATTGCCGGGTCGCTGATCGCGGCTCGCGCCGGCTATCTGGTGCTGGCGCTGGTGGTGCTGGGGCTGGTCATGTGGCTGATTTCCCGCGCCTATGCCGGGCCCTGGGGCCGGATGATGCGGTCCATTCGCGACAATCACATCGCCGCCTCCTCCATGGGCAAGAATGTCACTGCGCGGCAGCTCGAGATCTTCGTTTTCGGCTCGGTGCTGATGGGCATTGGCGGCGCCATGCTGGTCAGCTTCGTGCAGATTTTCGATCCCTCGAGCTACCAGCCGATCAATCATACCTTCCTGATCTGGGTCATGGTGATCGTGGGTGGCGCGGGCAACAATTGGGGTGCGCTCTTCGGTGCGGTCCTACTCTGGCTGATCTGGGTGGTCTCCGAGCCGCTTTCCAAGGCCGTATTCGACTTTGTCAGCTATTGGTCGACCAATGCCGGCTGGGGCGCCATTCCGGAAATCGAAGCGCGTTCTGCGCAGATGCGCGTCTTCGTGCTCGGGTTGGTGATCACCATTGCCCTCAGGTTTGCGCCCAAGGGGCTGATCCCGGAAGTGGTGAGGAGGGAGGGGTAA
- a CDS encoding ABC transporter substrate-binding protein encodes MFKKTLTLAVAATTLTIAAPALAQDSGATIGFIGGFTGPIESLTPPIFAGAELVVSQVNEQGGILGGELTILSADGACDATAAAAAADRLINTDNVTGVVGALCTGETIGAFNGSGLSGNVVFISPASSAPALTTLEDNDLVYRTTPSDALQGVKMANLLLAKGVNDIAITYVNNDYGKGFADALAAAYEAGGGTVAANLAHEEGKADYRAELGNLVASQNLVILAYANASGNTMLRQAVESGNFTTYVGGDGMVGDDLLNGIDASAVEGLIATRAGAPSGESVDIYNGFGGEGFEANATYAPQAYDAAFLMALAIEKNGSASRDGLSAALRDVASAPGEIIRPGEWAKAKELIAAGTDIDYEGAGGALDFDEAGDVDGIIVELAVEGGTFVEKGLID; translated from the coding sequence ATGTTCAAGAAAACCCTGACCCTGGCGGTTGCCGCCACCACCCTGACCATTGCCGCACCGGCCCTGGCCCAGGACAGCGGCGCCACCATCGGTTTCATCGGCGGCTTCACCGGCCCCATCGAATCCCTGACCCCGCCGATCTTTGCCGGCGCCGAGCTGGTGGTGAGCCAGGTCAATGAGCAGGGTGGCATTCTGGGCGGTGAACTGACCATTCTTTCGGCTGACGGGGCCTGCGACGCCACTGCCGCCGCCGCCGCTGCCGACCGCCTGATCAATACCGACAATGTCACCGGCGTCGTGGGTGCCCTGTGCACCGGCGAAACCATCGGCGCCTTCAATGGCTCTGGCCTTTCGGGCAATGTGGTCTTCATCTCGCCGGCCTCCTCGGCCCCGGCCCTGACCACGCTGGAAGACAATGACCTTGTCTACCGCACCACCCCGTCCGACGCGCTTCAGGGCGTCAAAATGGCTAATCTGCTGCTGGCCAAGGGCGTCAACGACATCGCCATCACCTATGTGAACAACGACTATGGCAAGGGCTTCGCCGATGCGCTGGCCGCTGCCTATGAAGCCGGTGGCGGTACCGTGGCGGCCAATCTCGCCCACGAAGAAGGCAAGGCCGACTACCGCGCCGAGCTGGGCAATCTGGTTGCGTCTCAGAACCTGGTCATCCTGGCCTATGCCAATGCTTCGGGGAACACCATGCTGCGCCAGGCCGTGGAAAGCGGCAATTTCACCACCTATGTGGGCGGTGACGGCATGGTCGGCGACGACCTGCTCAACGGCATCGACGCTTCTGCCGTCGAAGGCCTGATCGCCACCCGCGCCGGTGCGCCGAGCGGTGAATCGGTCGATATCTACAACGGCTTCGGCGGCGAAGGCTTCGAGGCCAATGCCACCTATGCGCCCCAGGCCTATGACGCTGCCTTCCTGATGGCCCTGGCCATCGAGAAGAACGGCTCGGCCTCGCGCGATGGCCTCTCGGCTGCTCTGCGTGATGTCGCTTCGGCTCCGGGCGAAATCATCCGTCCGGGCGAATGGGCCAAGGCCAAGGAGCTGATCGCGGCCGGCACCGATATCGACTATGAAGGCGCCGGTGGCGCGCTTGACTTTGACGAAGCCGGCGACGTGGACGGCATCATCGTCGAACTGGCCGTCGAAGGCGGCACCTTCGTCGAAAAGGGCCTGATTGACTAA